A genome region from Marasmius oreades isolate 03SP1 chromosome 5, whole genome shotgun sequence includes the following:
- a CDS encoding putative NRPS-like protein biosynthetic cluster (antiSMASH:Cluster_5.4), whose product MSVLRVNFVAFPISPRNSAAAVAHLLGTVGVDHVLVGREVAMQDLMTGALQQLKSLFPSQEPPTFSPVFIFEDLYVPCNEDAHTLQLDELPLTSVDLDDTVYYLHSSGSTNFPKPIALSHLRWIQAAQVPWFGDLDWTDKVLSFHLMPMSHGMGTSLPAWTASTGLVVAAFEPKVPAILPTPENVFEASRLTSCDVLLCVPAFAEAWSRRPDYVQWLASRSGLIYGGGPLNHKTGEYLTAQGVSIFSMYGMTEVNTLTPLIPSKTTNEEWDHFCFSNQVKCHWKPHGDNLFELIVMDNPHCSPGVFNTEVDGVRSYATSDLFIPHPTKPGCWQIHGRVDDQIIHSTGEKTNPGPLESILNQDPHVAAAVMFGQGRFHAGVLIEPKPTFRFDPSDKVKLAEFRNSIWPTVEQANEHAPQHSRIFKEMVLIASPTKPFTYTMKGTARRQAVLRVYSDEISELYDIFDETTQSNIPLPTFWDMASTTTFVRAVVNSVLTHAIEDDEDIFQHGGDSLQATWIRNSLLRALRDSAELDSRTVTHNFVYDHPTIERLSTYVFSLAVGGMSPEEPDDSARKAVMADLVKKYSQEMSAQLRRSDGSEGAAKIVLLTGSTGSLGSYVLSRLIEHPDVSHVYALIRRGTVDVHQRQKVALENRGLDATAILQSEKVTLLEADLAQEVLGVNDSVFDVISNTVTHIIDIAWRVDFNLSVSSFQTNLKGMRNMINLAIRRDAHYVFASTVAVCRNASHGHEEQVSADAALGNGYSESKWVAEEIICASTPAGLRASIVRVGQLSGGPSGAWSAREWFPSLVEASSHFKMVPDDDGVVSWVPLRAAGQAMVDFLNSPSDAENPRFLHLVHPRPVPWRMIAQILVKELDASLVSSKDWLYALEGVVQGRTQHLNALVLLPFFKAVLSESKEKAKEAFGANRLSTVRSQATSRHLQILDLLEEKDVLMWLEYWKRQGVLSD is encoded by the exons ATGTCTGTGCTGAGAGTGAATTTCGTCGCCTTTCCGATCTCTCCACGAAATTCGGCTGCTGCTGTCGCACACCTGCTCGGAACAGTGGGAGTTGATCACGTTCTTGTTGGCCGCGAAGTTGCTATGCAAGATTTGATGACCGGGGCTCTTCAGCAACTCAAAAGCTTATTCCCATCCCAGGAACCACCAACTTTTTCTCCTGTATTTATATTTGAAGACCTGTATGTGCCATGTAACGAAGATGCGCATACCCTGCAACTCGACGAGCTTCCTCTCACGTCGGTAGATCTCGACGATACGGTGTACTATCTTCATTCATCCG GGTCGACCAATTTTCCAAAGCCAATTGCTCTTAGCCACCTCCGATGGATCCAGGCTGCACAGGTTCCCTGGTTCGGCGACCTAGATTGGACTGATAAGGTTTTATCCTTTCATCTCATGCCTATGAGTCATGGTATGGGTACTTCACTACCCGCTTGGACT GCATCTACGGGACTTGTGGTCGCGGCTTTTGAACCCAAGGTTCCCGCTATCTTACCGACACCTGAAAATGTATTTGAGGCATCGCGTCTGACATCCTGCGATGTCCTTCTTTGCGTGCCGGCCTTCGCAGAG GCTTGGTCACGTCGTCCAGACTATGTTCAGTGGCTTGCTAGTCGCTCTGGTCTC ATCTATGGCGGCGGTCCCCTCAACCATAAAACTGGAGAATATCTGACAGCTCAAGGAGTGTCCATCTTTAGTATGTATGGAAT GACTGAAGTGAACACCCTCACCCCATTAATCCCAT CAAAGACAACAAACGAGGAATGGGATCATTTCTGTTTCAGCAATCAAGTCAAGTGCCATTGGAAACCGCACGGGGACAATTTGTTTGAGTTGATCGTCATG GACAACCCTCATTGCTCCCCAGGCGTATTCAATACAGAGGTTGACGGGGTCAGGTCCTACGCTACGTCCGACCTCTTCATACCACATCCGACCAAACCCGGGTGTTGGCAAATACACGGTCGCGTGGATGACCAAATTATCCATAGCACAGGTGAAAAG ACAAACCCAGGTCCTCTTG AAAGCATTCTCAATCAAGACCCCCATGTTGCGGCAGCCGTCATGTTTGGTCAAGGTCGTTTTCATGCAGGAGTTTTAATCGAGCCAAAGCCAACCTTCCGTTTTGATCCTAGTGACAAAGTGAAGTTGGCAGAGTTTCGCAATAGTATTTG GCCGACTGTCGAGCAGGCGAACGAACACGCGCCGCAACATTCCCGTATCTTCAAGGAG ATGGTTCTCATTGCGTCGCCCACGAAGCCCTTCACTTACACAATGAAGGGAACGGCGAG GCGACAAGCTGTCCTTCGTGTCTACTCAGATGAAATATCTGAGCTCTATGACATCTTTGATGAAACCACACAATCTAATATCCCACTACCAACGTTTTGGGACATGGCATCCACTACAACGTTCGTTCGGGCTGTCGTCAACAGTGTTTTAACCCATGCTAtcgaagacgacgaagatATCTTCCAGCATGGAGGTGACAG TCTTCAAGCAACTTGGATTCGAAATTCTCTTCTTCGGGCATTACGAGACTCGGCCGAATTGGATAGTCGTACTGTCACTCATAACTTCGTCTACGACCACCCTACAATTGAACGCCTGTCGACGTACGTTTTCTCACTCGCCGTGGGTGGGATGTCCCCCGAGGAGCCCGATGACTCTGCTCGGAAGGCCGTCATGGCAGATCTTGTAAAAAAATATTCGCAAGAGATGTCAGCTCAATTGCGACGGAGTGACGGCTCCGAGGGTGCGGCGAAGATCGTTCTACTAACAGGAAGCACAGGAAGTTTGGGCAGCTATGTTCTCTCCCGCTTGATAGAGCACCCGGACGTTTCTCATGTTTACGCCTTGATTCGACGAGGAACAGTCGATGTTCATCAGCGGCAGAAGGTGGCTCTGGAAAACCGTGGTCTTGACGCGACGGCTATTCTTCAATCAGAGAAAGTTACGCTGCTTGAGGCAGACCTAGCCCAGGAGGTACTTGGTGTCAACGACTCGGTGTTTGACGTG ATTTCCAACACTGTGACCCATATTATTGACATTG CGTGGCGTGTCGACTTCAATCTCAGTGTTTCTTCATTTCAAACAAACTTGAAGGGAATGCGAAATATGATTAATCTGGCGATTCGGCGAGACGCTCACTATGTTTTTGCCAGTACTGTTGCTGTGTGTCGCAATG CTTCCCATGGCCATGAAGAACAAGTTTCCGCGGATGCCGCTCTTGGGAATGGATACAGTGAATCGAAGTGGGTGGCGGAAGAAATCATTTGTGCATCAACGCCGGCTGGACTTCGTGCCTCTATTGTTCGGGTTGGGCAATTATCTGGTGGTCCTAGCGGCGCGTGGTCGGCGAGGGAATGGTTCCCTTCCCTCGTTGAGGCTTCGTCGCACTTCAAGATGGTTCCAGATGATGATGGA GTAGTGTCATGGGTTCCGCTTCGTGCTGCTGGCCAAGCAATGGTAGACTTCCTGAACTCTCCTTCTGATGCCGAAAACCCGCGATTCCTTCACCTTGTGCACCCGCGACCGGTACCTTGGAGAATGATTGCTCAAATTCTGGTCAAAGAATTAGATGCGTCGCTCGTGTCGTCCAAGGACTGGCTCTACGCTCTGGAAGGTGTTGTACAAGGTAGAACTCAACACCTTAATGCACTCGTTCTTTTACCCTTCTTCAAGGCTGTGCTTTCGGAATCAAAAGAGAAGGCGAAAGAAGCTTTTGGTGCCAACAGATTGAGTACGGTACGATCTCAGGCAACATCTCGCCATCTGCAAATTTTGGACCTATTAGAAGAGAAGGACGTTTTGATGTGGCTGGAATACTGGAAAAGACAAGGTGTGCTATCAGATTGA
- a CDS encoding uncharacterized protein (antiSMASH:Cluster_5.4): MISNDTTLNLESPAPHKNFVLSVLLKTPSTEEIQGCWELCRLHNNISFWVVWLPMAWSIVMAYNAQRDISTINAIQTALLYVPLCFSMKSLIMTIDDILDWDIDLLVERTKNRPLPRGSISPKRAWLFFSAQVAISMVLTIQYLDKTS; encoded by the exons ATGATTTCCAACGATACTACCCTAAACCTCGAGTCACCGGCACCACATAAAAACTTTGTGTTGTCTGTCCTTCTTAAAACACCTTCTACCGAAGAGATTCAAGGATGTTGGGAACTCTGCAGGCTGCATAATAACATCAGCTTCTGGGTAGTATGGCTTCCAATGG CATGGTCTATCGTGATGGCTTACAATGCGCAAAGGGATATTTCTACAATAAATGCTATTCAGACTGCCTTGCTCTATGTACCTCTTTGTTTCAGCATGAAATCTTTG ATCATGACTATCGATGACATTCTCGACTGGG ATATTGACTTGCTCGTTGAGCGAACGAAGAATAGACCACTTCCTCGGGGCTCAATTTCTCCTAAACGTGCCtggttattcttttctgctCAGGTCGCTATCAGCATGGTCCTCACCATTCAATATCTCGATAAAACATCGTAA